One Gadus chalcogrammus isolate NIFS_2021 chromosome 7, NIFS_Gcha_1.0, whole genome shotgun sequence genomic window, GCTTTTGCACCTACTCGCTGTTTCTGACTGCATGCCGATTCTCGCTGCGGCTGGGCATTACAAGTACTTGAAATCGGTACACTTTTATGTCCAAGAGATGAGTCAGCTTCACATCAACCACCCAGATGTGTTCAGAAAATCAAAATGGGTTTTCATGTTATCCGTCGCAGCAGCCAGTTATGGACAGGCCTCAGCTCAGATCTTGTCAGCGAGACGACATTGATGAGGTCATTGAAGACTACCGGTGGTATGACGCATGGAAGTGGAATGACTGACAATCAGAGAGCCCTTTGGACCATGTCCACCAAAGTGCATAACATCAGAGTACAACACCGCAATGCAGGAGTTCACAAACCAGACATACACAACATCAGAACAGCACAAGGACTCAACAGAGGCAAGGATGAAAAGAGATGCTGCTTACCTGGAGAAGATCACTTCAAAACATGCTATATGGTCACCTTTCTCTCCAGACTCTTCTTTAAGGAATGTTGTTACAGTGTTGTTGCTGAGGACGGAGTGAACGTGCATGATTATGACTCTGTTGGACGCAATATCATGCACAAAATGATTGGACAGCCTGCATTCACATTCTCATTTAGTAGAAAGGATAAAGCCATAACCCTCGTCTATCAAGGTTGCTCCTGATCGAACAATTGATTCTGCACTTCTTTTTCAATGTTTCCTGATTGTCTCCCAAACTGGAGAGCTATCATTGGAGGAGGTTATGTGTTACGAACTCAGTCCTTTCCCTCCTGCCCTCCTTGAAGCTGGAAACATCTTCCGACATCTTCCCACAACTTGCACACGCAATCTGTGATCATGCAAGTGATGCAATCCTAGATACTGTACCAGAAACAGATCATTATGTTCTTGATGGAGGTTCACTCCTTCACCGAATACCATGGAAGCACGGACAAAGCTACGGTAAAATTGCGCAGTCATATGCAGACTTCACCATCCAACATTATGGCTCAGCTACCACCATTGTGTTCGATGGCTATGGGGATGGGCCATCCATTAAAGACAACACACATCACAGAGGAAACAATATTCATCCCATTGTCAACTTCACTGCTGAGACAGAGTTCTCAGGTAAGAAGGAGGAGTTCCTGTCAAGAGATCTGAATAAACAGAGGCTGATCCAAATGATAAGCGATGAACTGAAAGAAAGGGGTTGCACTGTGGTCAATTCAATTGGAGATGCTGATGTAGACATCGTAAGGGCCGCAGTGGAATCATCTCTTCTTCACACCACTACGCTGATTGGAGAAGATACAGATCTCCTTGTCTTACTACTTCACTATGCACAGAGAGATAGTAAGGGCATTTATTTCAGATCAGACAAGTCAAAAGCTGATGGCAGTTTTAAAGTGTATGCCGTAAACCATTTAAAATAAGTACTTGGACATGATGTGTGTTCTCAGTTGATGTTCATCCATGCTCTCACTGGCTGTGACACAACTTCTCGGATCTTCGGGGTTGGCAAAAAGACTGCTTTCCAGAAGCTTGTAAAAGGGGATCCTGTCCTTCGATCTTGTGCCAATGCATTCATTGTCCCAAACCAGACCACAGAGGCGATCGATGACCTTGGGTGCCAAGTAATGGCTGTCCTCTTTGGTGGAAAGTGCACAGATTCCCTTGCAGCAATGCGATATAAAATTTTCAGCAAGAAGGTTGTCTCAGCTTCATCAACTGTAACGCCTGAACGTCTGCCACCAACTGAATCTGCGACCAAATTTCACTGTCGTAGAGCATACTACCAGGTCATGGTCTGGATGGGAACAGAAGGTCTCTCTCTTGAAGGTCATTCATTGTAAATGTACCACTGCCTGCAAGACACTCCGCTGCTCTTGCAGAAAATATGGACTACCTTGTACTACTGTCTGTGGAATGTGACAATCCACATAACAAGTTTCTTCCACAGGAGCCcgaagatgatgatgaataaAGACCACAATAAGTGTGGCATTTATGTTgttcaacaccaacaccacctttcTAGTTTGAATAGTAACCAATTTTAACCATTTAACCAATGTAAGCTTACAGGCAGTCATTTTGAAAATGATGCCTTTCTAGCAGTTATATTTACCTAGATTTGTCGCACGTTCTTAATGTATAGAGGTACCAGAATCAGTTGAAACATTCTTTTGTaacattttccatttgagaTATAGCCATTCTAAGCTCCAGGCCGCCATTTTGGACGCCAGTATGAAAATGAAGCCTTTCTGGGAGGTATATTTTCCTAGATTGTTAGTATGTTCATAAGCATATTTGCAGGTACCAGAATCAAGTgaaaaatcattcaaataatcTTTTTCTATTGAGATATATAGCCATTTTAAGCTTGGCCGACCACCATTTTGGACGTCCAGAAGTACcagaatcagttgaaaattCCTTTGCAACATTTTTTCAATTTGAGATATAGCCATTTCAAGCTCCCCGCCGCCAtttcggccgccatcttggaaatGAGGGCTTTCTGGGAGGTATATTTTGGTATACTTTTAGTATGTTATTCAGCACACCAAATACTACTAGAATCCATTGAAAAACCTTTTGTGTAAATTATTTTGGGGTTAAGCCCATTTTTTTCATAGATTGACTCACCTATTcagcatttaaaacatttaattgaacatacacacactaaaacagatATTTccgttttaaaataaatatttggaaaCGATAATTCATGTTTCCCGCAGTGTGCCTCTCGGGTATTGAGCGGGTCCGTCTGCGGGATCGGACTCTGCACAACCCAGTCGTAAAAAAGTCACGATCAACGCTTTCCAAGCATCGGTGGTGATGGCAACTTTCTCCGCTAAGGACAGGATCTCACAGAAGGAGGCTACTACTTCGCCTCACATTTTCTCCAGCCGTACAGTCATAGTTTGGCGACATGGCACTGTGTAATCCGCTTCGGGAAATGCGATAGATCGCGGAAGACTAACACGTCACATCTCTGGCAAAGGCAGCCGTATTTAAAATAGCATGCATATGCATCAGTTATATTCTCAATTTAATTTACAGAGCAATCCCTTCAAAGTATTTAGGTTTACTAATTAAGAGACTAGGattagtgtgtgtctgacagtgaTGGGCAGTAACGCATTAGAAGTAAGGCGTTACTGTAATCCAATAACTTTTTTCAAATAACGAGTAAAGTAAGGGATTACAATTGCAAAAATAGTAATTCGATTACTTTTACTTTCCTGCAAGCAGCCTGCGTTACtgcgttacgccccgtgcccactacctccgtcagttgtccgttgcccattgactttgaatggggacggtcgcgcaatgcattgtggatccgtccgttgacttggagcgttcgccaccgtcaaaaagttgaaaaatgtttaactttttcggcagcgacggttccgtcatccaatcagatcgcgtatgcaaatttaagcactgtgacgcgactcgggctctgacgatactggaaagcgggaaagcgggtcatcttgcctcgcaacaagcaggaagaagcgggaagaacccggcgaagcgatttgattggctgacggatgcctctgcaaagactactcccccatctgtcagccacgccttcccacgtccgttgactgacggtgcagtgggcacgaggcgttacgcctcgtgcccactgcaccgtcagtcaacggacgtcagaaggcgtggctgacggatgggggcgtagtctttgcagaggcatccgtcagccaatcaaatcgcttcccgcTACAACAGCAAAGCCGGCGGGTTCTttccgcttcttcctgcttgttgtgttgtcatTGCACGATGGATCCCGTTGTAGCAAGGATGGTGTTGGTTCAGGTTGCTGGTGCTTTGGTCCACCGACGTGGAAAGCAAGTGCATCGGCGTTGGTGGGTTCACCCCATTCTCCGGACACGCAACCAGAGAGGGGAGTATCACGCACTTGTGCAGGAGTTGCGTCTGGATGCACTCCTTTTCCATCAATATTTTCGGATGCCTCCGGACTACTTCGACGAGTTGCTTGGCAAGGTCGGTCCTCTCATTACCATGGCAGACACACGGTTTCGTTCTGCAATTGGCCCTGCCGAGCGACTCGCCATTTGCCTACGGTAAtacttttgttttccttttttataaTGATCACACAACTAGCGTTTCCATACAGCTCATTGGTGTGCACATACTGCTAGGCTATAGAAAAGGTGCCCATTTCCATCCACGGTGTTGTTTGCATAAGATTTCCTAATTAGGGAAGACATCTACCCATCTATAGCCATAGTAGTGTGCAGAGTGTTCCTGTTAAATCTCAGGTTATGTGGTAGAGCTATCTGTAAACAATCTAGTCATATCAGTTGTGGATGTCACATGGGATTATTTATGTATCAATGAAGAGTGTTTCAGATAAATGTGTTCCATCATAAAGCCTTTCTATGAACATGGTATGCAAGCAACCatgtatgaataataaatataactaaGCTGTCATGACTCATGCCCTGTATATTTTAAAGTATATTCTTTCATGCTTTCTTTTTTAGGTATCTTGCCACTGGCGATTCCTTTCACACGATTGGCTTCAGCTATCGTGTGGGCACTTCGTCAGTGTGTAGGATAGTGCGGGAGGTAGCCAGTGCCATCTGGACTGctttggtggaggaggagatgtctgTTCCCAAGAGGGCGGACTGGAGCACCATGGCCGAGCAGTTTGAGTGGCGCTGGAACTTCCCCAACTGCATCGGAGCGATTGATGGGAAGCATGTTGTGATACAAGCTCCAGGTAACTCTGGCTCCTTGTATTACAATTACAAGGGCACCTTCTCCCTGGTCCTCCTCGCCGTAGTGGACGCCGACTACCTCTTCCGGGTTGTGGATGTTGGAGGCTACGGCAGGACGAGTGACAGCGGCTCCCTCCGTAACTCCGCGTTTGGGGAAGCTCTTCGCGATGGCACCCTTGACCTCCCTCCGGCCCGCGTCATCTCCGGCGCAGAGCAGCGGGGGCCACTTCCTCACGTGTTTGTGGGGGATGAGGCGTTCCCACTCATGACCAACCTGCTGCGGCCATTCCCTGGACAACATCACACTCAGGAGAAGCGAGTGTTCAACTACCGCCTCAGCCGGGCTCGGCTGGTAGTGGAATGTGCCTTCGGGATCTTGGCATCTAGGTGGCGCATGTACCGGCGCGTGATTGGCACCAGTCCTGAGgtagctgaggtgtgtgtgagggccacCTGTGTGCTGCACAACTTTCTCGAGAGGAAGAAGCTGCAGGGGAGAAGACGCGGGGTGGAACCGAACATCGAGCCATCGACTGATCCTGAAGCCCTGCGTGATGCACCCAGGATGGGCTCCAACAACGCCAGCAGACTGACCGTCCAGATGCGGGAGGCCTACTGTGCGTTCTTCAACGAGGAGGGTGCAGTGCCATGGCAGCCAAGAGCCTAGCAACACAAAGGCTCTTCAACCAAACAGCTCTTTTAAGAGCTACCCATATCTTAAGAAAAGAAGCATATTCCAACTACACCTGCACCTTCCTATACCTGCGTATACATTGTACATTTGCTCAAGGTTAAGTTTTAAAAGTAAATGTAATAatgatttggttttgtttttcacagatgACCCGAGCCAGCTTTCAAGAATCCCTATTGTCTTTATGCAAGTGTACtgaataattattaatgtgctaatattaatataacataattccacttccaaattataatgtattataaatgtattataaaaGGAACACATCACAATCAAAgtaaatttttttttaattaagaacacacagaacaacagaacaacagaacGACAGAAACACCATAATTTAACACCATAACAAACATAACCTCAcgcactcagtcactcactcactcactcactcactcactcactcactcactcactcactcactcactcactcactgtcattCTCCCTAACCTCCCCCTGTAGCGCCGCCATATCTGCCCTCGAGACGATCTGGTACACCTCGTACCGCACTTGGGCTCTAGTCGCACTGGAGAGCCTTCTcatggctgggaggagggacaTAAAGAATGCCTCGTCCTCAGAGGGGGGCTgcggctgtggctgtggctgtggctgtggctgtggctgtggctgtggttgCGGCTGTGAGGCCAGTGTAGCCAGCGGCTCCAGGAATGCCAGCATGCCCTGCTCAAAGGAGGACATCTCTGGCCTCCGCCGCTTTCTACCCCTGCCCTCTTCTGGGGGCTGCACGTGCCACTGGCTCCTACCCACAGGTCCACCCACAGGTCCACCGTCCGCTGCTGGGGGCGTGgctggggccggggccggggccggggccggggccgtgGCCGGGGGTGGGGCCGGGGCTGGGGTCGGGGCTGTGGCCGGGgctggggccggggccggggccggggccggggccggggccggggccggggccggggccggggccggggccggggccggggccggggccggggccggggccggggctgcttcatctgcttcctctccATGCTCCTCTCTCATCACCGACGCCGGGGATGGGTTGCGATGTGGGAGGTTGGAGGTGGTCCCTCTATTCTGTAGGAATGGCGCTAGGAAGCCCATCACCCCCATGTACCTCCACACAGGCTGCTTGTTGGCCCCTGCCCCACTCCTCTGggcttccttctccttcaccctctccctccgataTCGGTCCCTGAGGGACCTCCATCTCTTTACACATTCAGCCgctgtaaataaatatatgaaataaaatTATTGATCACATTACAATCTACTTCAttcttttcattattattttctgtaaagACTTGAACATTTATGTCTATGTACTCTTTATAATCTatgtagcagtagcagtagctaTGCTGTAGCTGCTATGTTACGTTTTTTTGGATTCTGCACTAGTGCATACACGGTCCAACTCGAATTAATAAATACAGGGATATTGTTTCCAAAACGCATATGTATACAGAAAGTGCATGTTTAAACATGTGTCAGCAATTGCCACTATACATTCTAGGTAGCagttaattatatattttggaGGATGCTCATGCTGGACCATGCATGCTGTATTGCTAGCAGTCACATTCAACACTGATTCATTTGAAAAGTAGTACATACATCgaaaataattagaaaataaatacatattaccTGTTTCCCCCACCTCCAACGAGACATTTTGCCATGCCCGATCTTTCAATGTGGTGTCCCTGTAGGTATACATGGACTGATCATACAAGATCGGGCGAGAACCAACGGCAATTATTAGTTTGTCCTCCATTTTTTAAGTTAACTTCTCCGCCGCtctcccgctttccagtatcgagcccgagtcgcgtcacagtgcttacatttgcatacgcgatctgattggatgacggatccgtcgctgccgtcgccaccgtcaaaaagttgaacatttttcaactttttgacggtggcgaacgctccaagtcaacggacggatccacaatgcattgcgcgaccgtccccattgaaagtcaatgggcaacggacaactgacggaggtagtgggcacggggcgttactaAACCGTGATTTATTTTTGCCATAGACAGTAAAATAATTTGGGATTTTGCAGTATTTGCTTTGTGAGGCTGTCTCGTGACAATGACGTAGCCTATAGCGGCGACGTCTAGAAGTAAACAACTGACACGTGTGTGCAAGACTCTTTCTTGTGTTAGGCGTACATGGCGCCTAACACAAGAATTTGCATACGCGCACAGGATTCGCTGGCTCTGCAAGacaaataatataacatatttaatactatctatctatctctctatctctctatctatctatctatctatctatctatctatctatctagttttaatgtgatgtattttgtgtatgcccagtcagacttgttgtctcccttgttctgtgtgctCTTGTAGGCTATACTGTGGGAGCTGAATCACCGTCCTAAATGAATTCACGACgtgtagtttggtattaataaagacttgactaggctatttatctatctaggctattaGTCAACAGTTATTCGCCAAATGcgaggtgcattgtggggaaTAGCCGACGAGACcgaaggtttatttgttgttatcagctgacattttgcgatgaaaacaatatagagtttgagatgtcaatcatgggatattgcccaatatcccgagatagcgaaccaatcaaattacgccatcttaggaggttcacgtgtagcatataactatatataatatctatgtatttatctatgaaacacatccttccacacacacacagttcaaacacatagggccctattttaacggtctgaaacgcaagtgggaagcgcaaatcgcaagtagctttgtgggcggttttacggcgctatcgctattttacaggcggataaatgacacttgcgtcgcggcgcaagtgtcaaaagggttggtctgaagcagcctagttacccgtaggtgtggtttgggcataacatccaacaaaccaatgagagtgccagctcccatcccctttaagagccatgagcgcatttgaatcggacgagttgatattttgacagcgcgtctgcagtctccgatgagacagatgcacatgaatttcaaactgcaaatggctcagtttattgccaaataatatggcctaattcacacatggaataaggggttttcttccacaacttcagaaatactgagtcttcaaataaatttcggcaaagaaaacgtatatgatataacatatgatatgcggtaactgtggttctatttaatgatatacgcaatacattataaacattgtttcttatcagtattgtatgctatcctaatatgcatgtgtccccgcggtaatagacattgccattgattgtattatgcgttacgtgtttagtttgcgtgtgtttaaacagagcacacacgcgcgcccgcattcattcattctttttaacactcactcgcggtaaaacaatgtttttcacgatcaaatactcatcaatcctaaaagttatgggcatgtaggcctacacgttgtctctgtcaagaaaatatgtgtttgctgtacggtgtttgcagatgcattgatttacaagtacaacttattaccgctgcatcagctgttctttcccaaataatttaccaagaatgtgcggctaggtagatgggagaagcaaagtgtatgcgcgaggtgcaaaagcaatccgtatgcatcgcatgcgcatgtatgcatgcgttcttaaaatagcatctgaacaacgcgccactgactttaaaccaggtatttcctggtcagtagcgcaatggtattcagaaacggcaaaataccgtttgcgccagaacacgcctcctccttccgccgaaccgccccttggggcgcatgattaatccctaatttaccggcgagtggcggtggtgggaaaagaacgctctgcgccagttgtaaactagcaacgacacatgcgccagtgactaagtcacttgtgccggatgcaagatagggcccatactCTTTTTTGACATTAGAACGCCCAGCTTTGTTGATTTGAATACTATGTGGAAGATTATTCTTTTGTGGTACTTTTTACTGAAAATTGTCCATGTTTCATTGAAACATGGAaaaatgtacttcagttttaccAATAGTCTTtcacaatattattattactactactacaactataGTTATTATTAAGGAAAGAAATACGATCTTCATGTGCAAAAGGTGCAAAGACGAGCTTTACAGGGAGTGCAATGCTAAACGTGACATCTAGGCTGTTTTCTGACTCTAGCACACAGTTGCAAATAAACAAAACCATGTTTAAAACCCTGAAAAACAAATATAGATGAATGTACGTGGCATGCAACAGCATTTTCTGCTTTGGTAAACGCATTACTCCTCTCTGCACTGCAACTGTTAAAAGATGTAAATGTTAATAGAGACTTTGGTTTCAATTATTTTAGGgctgtattttatttacatctATTCGAATGAAGGTGTGTATACACACCAAAACGATTTTCTTTAAATGAGACTGttgcatttaatttatttttttgtttgcaatGTGCATAGTTAAAAAGATTGAGactaataaaaacaagttttaaaAAAGCGTATTCAGGTTGTGTATAGCTAGTGTGTTTTTGAAAAGTAACTAAGTAAAGTAATTAGtaaagtaactaattacttttgaaaataagtaatcagtaaagtaactgGATTACTTTCTTGGataagtaatcagtaatcagtaactaattactttttccaAGTAACTTGACCAACACTGGTGTCTGACAGTTGCCCTCCATCGTGATGTCAGTCGTCCATCGGCACAACCATAGTAGGCAGTGTATTTCTTTTGGTTCCATTACCTCTGACTCGGATAACCTCTAACCTCGCcggatccaccccccccccccaaagtaaAGAATAAAATGCATAATACTAAACATTATTTTTCATAATAAGCAGGATTCCTTAAAGGTATAAAGATTTTTGGGAAATTCCAACTGAAAGTAGCTTTAGTCTCTTTGTAATTCTATAAAGGGAGTGATATTCTGTTGCAGaagaagagtgagaaagagagaggggaaaggagggagagaggtcaaGAAACAGGTAGTGTGGCCTCGTTTATGATCATGATGTTTGATATGTGTTTTGATTACATCCCCATTAAGAGAACAAAGCTCCACAGTGTTTGGTTGAGAAGTTGCGCCGTCTTTTTTGAAGTTAACGTTCATATCTGTGTGTTCCATCTTGACCCGTCCCCGCAGGAAACAGGATGTGAGAAGCTCTCTGCCGCTCTGAACTGCATCAAGATATTATCtgttttaaaaacacacagccacacacacacatagaaaccctgcaaacacagacatacacagacacagacgggtgcacatacacacaaaggcgcacacacacacacaaacgcgaaCACACAAAGGCGCAAAaacctacacacatgcacacaaacgcgcacacaaacatacatgcaaacacacagaacacaaaaaaacatacacacacatgcaaaggtgcacacacacacacacacacacacacacacacacacacacacacacacacacacacacacacacacacacacacacacacacacacacaaacacacacacacacacacacacacacacacacacacacac contains:
- the LOC130386239 gene encoding uncharacterized protein LOC130386239, with product MDPVVARMVLVQVAGALVHRRGKQVHRRWWVHPILRTRNQRGEYHALVQELRLDALLFHQYFRMPPDYFDELLGKVGPLITMADTRFRSAIGPAERLAICLRYLATGDSFHTIGFSYRVGTSSVCRIVREVASAIWTALVEEEMSVPKRADWSTMAEQFEWRWNFPNCIGAIDGKHVVIQAPGNSGSLYYNYKGTFSLVLLAVVDADYLFRVVDVGGYGRTSDSGSLRNSAFGEALRDGTLDLPPARVISGAEQRGPLPHVFVGDEAFPLMTNLLRPFPGQHHTQEKRVFNYRLSRARLVVECAFGILASRWRMYRRVIGTSPEVAEVCVRATCVLHNFLERKKLQGRRRGVEPNIEPSTDPEALRDAPRMGSNNASRLTVQMREAYCAFFNEEGAVPWQPRA